A single genomic interval of Syntrophobotulus glycolicus DSM 8271 harbors:
- the pyrR gene encoding bifunctional pyr operon transcriptional regulator/uracil phosphoribosyltransferase PyrR: protein MKGIQKSKIMDEDGIRRAVTRIAHEIVEKNKGTQGLALIGIRTRGVPLAERIHEKILEFEKVDIPLGLLDITLYRDDLSTINVQPIVHETKVPFTIDGKTVILVDDVLYTGRTVRAALDALIDLGRPQKIQLAVLIDRGHRELPIRADYVGKNVPTSNREIISVCLGETDKREEVLLLEKT from the coding sequence ATGAAAGGGATTCAAAAAAGCAAGATCATGGATGAAGATGGGATCCGCAGAGCGGTGACCAGGATAGCCCATGAGATCGTGGAAAAGAACAAGGGAACCCAGGGCCTGGCTCTAATCGGGATCAGAACCAGAGGAGTTCCGCTGGCCGAACGTATTCACGAGAAAATCTTGGAGTTCGAGAAGGTGGATATTCCACTCGGTTTGCTTGATATCACACTGTACAGGGATGACTTAAGTACGATAAATGTTCAGCCCATCGTGCACGAAACCAAAGTTCCTTTTACGATTGACGGCAAGACGGTGATTCTGGTGGATGATGTTTTATATACGGGACGCACGGTCAGGGCCGCCTTGGATGCGCTGATTGACCTGGGCAGACCGCAAAAAATTCAATTGGCGGTCCTGATTGACAGGGGCCACAGGGAATTGCCCATCCGGGCCGATTATGTAGGAAAAAATGTGCCGACATCAAACAGGGAAATCATCTCAGTTTGCTTAGGTGAGACAGATAAACGCGAAGAAGTTCTTCTTTTGGAAAAAACTTAA
- a CDS encoding aspartate carbamoyltransferase catalytic subunit — translation MKWMYKDLLDMDKLEGKEIELILETAVSMKEILGRPIKKLPTLRGKSVLLLFYESSTRTRTSFETAAKILGADTGNIAVAQSSVTKGESLLDTARTLQAMNVDLVIVRHSGSGAAQFLADELSASVINAGDGQHAHPTQALLDFLTMKEKLGGFQDRKIVIVGDILHSRVARSNAIGLKKLGAEVVLVGPPTLLPPEMSYLGVQTSYDLDSVLEGADAVMALRLQLERQQSGLFPSLREYRELYCLTPERLRKTGKETIIMHPGPMNRGVEIAGELADSPLSVIEEQVTNGVAVRMALIYLLIGGGTNSVVD, via the coding sequence ATGAAATGGATGTATAAGGATCTTCTGGATATGGATAAGCTGGAAGGAAAAGAAATTGAACTGATTTTGGAAACCGCTGTTTCCATGAAGGAAATACTGGGACGCCCGATCAAAAAGCTGCCGACACTCCGGGGAAAGTCGGTTTTGCTCTTGTTTTATGAATCAAGTACCCGTACCCGGACATCTTTTGAAACAGCGGCCAAGATCCTCGGTGCGGATACCGGAAATATTGCCGTGGCCCAGAGCAGTGTGACAAAAGGGGAAAGCCTTTTGGACACGGCCCGGACCCTTCAGGCCATGAATGTTGATTTGGTTATTGTCCGGCATTCCGGCTCCGGGGCGGCCCAATTTCTGGCCGATGAGCTCAGTGCTTCGGTAATCAATGCCGGCGACGGCCAGCACGCGCATCCCACCCAGGCTCTTCTGGACTTTTTGACCATGAAGGAAAAATTGGGCGGTTTTCAGGACAGGAAAATTGTGATTGTCGGGGATATTCTGCATTCCCGGGTGGCCCGCAGCAATGCCATAGGCTTAAAAAAGCTGGGTGCTGAGGTTGTTCTGGTGGGACCGCCTACCCTCCTGCCCCCGGAAATGAGCTACCTTGGGGTTCAAACCTCCTACGATTTGGACAGTGTACTGGAGGGGGCGGATGCCGTGATGGCCTTGAGGCTTCAGCTGGAGCGCCAGCAAAGCGGCTTGTTTCCGTCGCTCAGAGAATACCGGGAGCTTTATTGCCTCACCCCGGAAAGGCTGAGAAAAACCGGCAAGGAGACGATTATTATGCATCCCGGACCGATGAACAGAGGAGTGGAAATCGCCGGAGAACTGGCGGACAGCCCTCTTTCAGTGATTGAAGAACAGGTCACAAACGGAGTAGCAGTGCGGATGGCTTTGATCTATCTGCTGATCGGAGGGGGAACAAACAGTGTGGTGGATTAA